In the Clostridium cellulovorans 743B genome, ATTGTTTATCTAAAATAAACATATTTTTCTGATTGATAGAACTTTTATACCTATTTCTCCCGTTCTCTATTTCTTTTTCTAGGTTATTACGAGTTTCTGTTATAATACCATTATTTATATACTCAACAATACTTTCGAAATTTGAATCAAAGAAAACATCAGCAAGTTCAACATATGCATTGAGTCTATTTTGAATTTCGGCAATCATAAGAGTAATCTTAAAAGAATCTCCTCCATTGTCATAAAAATCCACTTCTATGTTGCTTTCTTTTTCTAAGACATTGTCCCATATTTCCTTTAAAACAACTCTTATCTCATTACAATCCATATTTTATACCTCATTATGAAACAAATCATATTACTCTTAATAAAGCCACATTAAATACGAAATCCATCCCTGGTCTCATATTGCCTATTGAATAAGTAATTAAATACATGTCTTTGCAATATTCCTTAGTTAATATATCATTTAAATTTCTTACAGTATCTACATCAGCTAAGTGACCTCCACATTCTAAATTCTCCAAATAGAATTTATTTATATCCAATGCTGCAAATTTTGACAGAAGATGAGCATTAGAATATGATAAATTTTGTGGTACTATAAGCTGTATTTTATCTTTTAATTCTTCGTTATCATTGATAAAATCTTTCAATTGTTCAGCTGATCTTTTTATCGTTTCCACAGGACTGTATTTTCTATTTTCTGATATTCCATGACTATATAATCCGTATGATTTTGAAATACAATCTATAATTTCATACTTCAAATCTTTACAATCAAGGACCATTAATCCAGCCCCATCACCTAAAATTGATGTTTCAATAAACCTTTCATCAATTTCATCATCCAATATATTTAATGAAAGAATCATTATTCTTCTCGCTTGTTTACTTTCAAATAATGCTTTAGCAAATTCAAATGTTTGTAAAGTTGTAGAACATTCTTGAAAAATGTTAATAACTCTTGCGGAAGTCATATTATACTTTTCAATACAATAATATGGAATGTTAATCCCATCATACATCATTCCATAAGGGTTTCTGCAAAAAAAGAGATAGTCAATCGATTCCAACATATCTGAATTTTTAGCCAAAAACTTTTCGAATAAACCATCTACTATTTCAATTACATTTCTTTGTCTTTCTACATATACGTCATATATCTTATTTTGATTAATGAAAAATTTGCAGTATTCATCATTTTCAGTCTTTTCATTTTTACTTTTTTTAAGAATTGAAAATGTATCTTCTTTTTCATTAGGCTGATAAAAATCTAAATAACTTATTCCAAACACAACGCTCTCTCCTTAATTATTCACTTACTACAAATTATTTTTAATTACTTCTACCAATTTAATTACTTTCACATCAGATACAAAATCAATATTTTCACTAAATGTAATTACACTTACACCTGTTTTTTCCTCAAGCAGCATAGCTAGTGATACTAAGAGCATAGAATCCATCTGCAAGTCTTCTATTAACCTAGATTCTAGCGTAACTTTGTTATTATTAGTTCTTATCTTTTTTACACATTGCAAAACCACTTTTTCAACATTTAACATTAAGCAATTACTCCTACCTTATATTGTTTCACCATAACTTGTTAAAATATTACCATGGATTATTTTTACTGTCAATTAAATATTTGTATTTTTAACATTTTTATTGAATTTTGTCTTTTCATTGCATATTGTTACTTTTAATGTAATAAACTATTTCCATGTCAAATACCTTTCTTCTATAAACCTTATTTTTTTATATTTATTGACATATAAATTAATTATAGGTTATTATAATTACAAATTATTTCAATATTTTAGAAATTATAAACTTACGAGGGTACTTTGAAGTGAATGGTAACAAGTCAAGTGTTATACACAAAACCCTCTTGAGACAAGAGAGTTACTCTAATTATCTAATTAACTCATTAGCCAATTAATTAGTTACCTCAAAGTAAGTAATTTGTATTAATATATTTTTGTACCTTGAGCACAGAGAAAGGATTGTATATTAAAATGAGAAAATATAAGTATAAGAAAATTGACGCTTTTATAACAGAAAAATCTTTAGGAAATCCTGCAGCATATATATTATTAGAGGATAAAAACTTAACTCCAGAAGAAATGTTACAAATTGGGAAGGATCATAAAAACTATGTTTCAGAGGTAGTTTTTTGTGAAAACTCCACTATTGCTGATATAAAACTTACCTATTATTCATCAGAGTGTGAAGTTGATTTTTGTGGTCATGGCACAATTGCTGCTATGTATGATATTGTTAAAAGTAGTGAGTTAATAGAAAAGGAAATAATAACAATAGAGACAAATAAAAAAGGCATATTAACTCTATATAATAGAATTTCAACAGAAGATGCAGTGTATATTACTGCCCCTACTGCTGAAGAATATGTTGCAAATATAAGTAAATTAGATATTTCAAAAAACCTCGGTGTTAATTTAGATGTTATATCAGATTCATTACCAACGGATTTTATTAATGCTGGACTTTCCACATATATTATTCCCTTTAATAACTTAAATGACATGATAAATTTTTATCCAAATATAGAAGAACTAAAGAAATTCTGTCTAAACAATTCAATTGATATTGTGTTGACCTTTACAAAAGAAACACAAAATAAAGATATGTATATTCATAGTAGAGTATTTGCTCCAAAGTTTGGATATCTAGAGGATCCTGCAACTGGTTCTGGAAATAGCGCTCTAGGAAAGTATATGCTAAAAAATCATATTTGGGATGGTAGAAGTATAAATATTGAGCAAGGTGGTAATGACAGAATATATAATAAAGTCATGTTATCACTAGATGGTGACAAAATTTTATTTGGTGGAAATGCTAAAGTAAGAATTGAAGGAACTATTTATATAGATTAATATTCCAAATAAAATTGCAGTTTTTTAGTATTGTAGAATACTAAAAAACTGCAATTTTTGTTTTCTCTAAGATTTCAAACCTTCAATTTTTCAAGTTCATTTTTTAATACTTTTATAAATTATACTTTTTCATGTCTTTAACGAATTCCTATTTTTTGTAGAATAACCACAATTACAATTAATATTCTACGTAAATATATAAATCATATTTTAATCAAATGACGCTATAATCTTGCAAATTTTTTCAATAGTTCCTGTCTGACTTACCGATAATTGCTCTTCTGGAAATTCAATATTAAATTTAGCTTCTATTGAAACAATAAGCTTAATAAACGCTAATGAATTTACTCCTACTGTCCGTAAATCTGTTTGAGCAGTAACTCCTTTAAGTAGTTCAGTAGAAGCAATGATATTCTCTAATATTTCTCGCACCTCATTTTCATACTTTATCATACTTATCTCACCTTTTTAGTCCTTTTATAAATATATTAATAATCTTATCATTTCAGTGTTCTTGTACATCAGGCGTTTCTATACTATTGGGGAAAACAAATATATTCTATTTTTTACCTTATGATACATTATTTTAAATTGAATACATTATCTATTATATGTTTTTTTTTAATACTTTTCAATAATATATAAGTTTCGTTATTGAAACTATATCAAGTTCCTGGAAAGGTGTTGAAAAATCAATGTAATCTATGACTAATATTTATTGGAACTTATGTAACTTCATAATCAAACTTTGTTAATGGCTGAATAGTTACAACTTTGTAGTTCTAACCTTAATCTGTATGATTAAACAGTATATAACCATAGCTAGTCCTGAGTATATAAATACATTTCTTAAAACATATTCACCTAAAAATCCATAAAATATATATGCAATAGGCACTACTATATTTAAAGAAAGTATTATTATAGCCATTATTCTACCTAGATACTCTAAGTTTATATTTTTTTGTATATATGAAATAAACAAAACATTAAAATATGAACTTAAACCTCCTACTAAAGCTATACCAGCAATCAATATAAAGATATGTAGCCTTATTGTGAAAATAGTATATATTACTCCGATTAAAAAAATAGAGTTAAATATTGTTAATAACTCTATATCTTTTTTTTCTTTCTTAATCAAATATGTTGTTGCTATTATAGCACCTATTGCTTCAGCAGATAGCATATAGGAATAAAATTTACTATCCTTATATAATATATTTTGTGTAAATATAGGCAACATTATATTAAAAGATACTAAAAAGAAATTTACTACTGCTGCATTTATAATTGCTAACTTTATATTTTTTTCCTTAAATGCATACTTAAATCCTAGTAAAATATCCGGAAATACCTTTTTAAAAGAAATTTTTCTTTTAACTTTCACTTTATAATTAACACATAGCTCAAAAATGGCTGAGATAATAAAGGAACTTCCATTAAGAAACATGCAGCCCCATATTCCAAAAAATTTTATTGTCACTAAATAAGAAGCTATAACTGGACCAGCTATTCTAATAACTGCACCTATACTTTCTAATAAGGAATTTGCTTTTACTAGTTTTTCACCATTAACAACTTCAGGAATAAATGATTTAATTGTTGGTCTAAATAAAGCATTATTAATCCCTAATATCGCACTAGCTAAAATTAAAAAAATCATATTTAGAATATTAAATTTAATCATAATAGCTACGGATATACAAACAAGACCACTTAAAATATCAGTAACTACTAATATGTACTTTTTGTTTGCATTATCAGCTATAATTCCACTAAATAAACTTATAATTATTGTTGCTAACATAGCTGCTGCAAGTATTAGTGATCCATCTTTAGCCGAACCTGTATATTCTGTCACCCACCATAGTATTGCTGTATCATATATAACAGAACCTAAAACTGATATTGTATTTCCAACAAATATTAATGAAAAATCTCTATTTAGTATAGTTTTCATTTGGTTATAGCCCCTCATCTCTCAATTATTTTATTAACCATAGATCTTTCTTAATTATACGAACATCATTATCTATGGAAAATGTACCTTTTAACCAATAACTATGTGGCTTTAAATTTTCATTAGTTCTAATAGATGTTGAATAGACTTTTTCGTCTTTAGGGGCAACTTCTACTGGAAAAAGCTCTTCACTATATTCAGCACCCATATCCTGACCGGAAACAAGTCTAATTCCACCATAGCCACTAATTTTAACATTGGAGTTATTTCGTATGTATACTTTTTGTTCAATTAACTGGCCGATGTTATATTTTGAATCACCAACAAAATATATTTCAATATTACTATCACCTGAATAATCCAATATATATCCGCATATTGGACACATATGAAATATTCTTTCTAGATTTTTATACATTATATGCTTGTACCTAAAAACATAAATTTCTCTACCACAATTATTGCATGTTCCTTCTTTCACATATTCATCAAACTGCATTCCATTTGACAAGCAATGCTCACCAAATGAGAAACCCTTACTATTAGTGAGATCATTTAATAATTTAGCTATCTTATAATTAATTAAATTGATTTTTGTTAAATAATTATTATATCGAGAATATAACTTTTTAGTATTAGAAATTATAAAAAAACTTTCTTTTTTCTCTGCACATAAATTTAATCCCATTTGTTTAGCAGTTCTAAATTCTTTTTGTACTTCTTGAGATATACGCTCATATTGAGCACATAAATACTCCAACTTCTCAATTTGAGAAAAATCAAACAATTCACCATTTTTTATAGATACATATATATTTCCTGCTTTTATCATTTCACTTGAGAATAAATATAAATATGTTTTATTATTACTGTATCTTAACACTCCGTATAACTTCTGGTTTTCATCATTTGATACTACTACTCTGATTTCACCACTAAAAAACTTATTAACAAGATTACCTTTGCCTAAATCAATAATAATTAAATTACAATCTGCAACATAATATTTCCCATAAGATTCTTCATTTTTAACCCACTCTATCTTAACAGGACTTTCATAACATTTTTCTTTA is a window encoding:
- a CDS encoding PhzF family phenazine biosynthesis protein, producing the protein MRKYKYKKIDAFITEKSLGNPAAYILLEDKNLTPEEMLQIGKDHKNYVSEVVFCENSTIADIKLTYYSSECEVDFCGHGTIAAMYDIVKSSELIEKEIITIETNKKGILTLYNRISTEDAVYITAPTAEEYVANISKLDISKNLGVNLDVISDSLPTDFINAGLSTYIIPFNNLNDMINFYPNIEELKKFCLNNSIDIVLTFTKETQNKDMYIHSRVFAPKFGYLEDPATGSGNSALGKYMLKNHIWDGRSINIEQGGNDRIYNKVMLSLDGDKILFGGNAKVRIEGTIYID
- a CDS encoding acyl carrier protein, whose protein sequence is MLNVEKVVLQCVKKIRTNNNKVTLESRLIEDLQMDSMLLVSLAMLLEEKTGVSVITFSENIDFVSDVKVIKLVEVIKNNL
- a CDS encoding phosphopantetheine-binding protein, giving the protein MIKYENEVREILENIIASTELLKGVTAQTDLRTVGVNSLAFIKLIVSIEAKFNIEFPEEQLSVSQTGTIEKICKIIASFD
- a CDS encoding MFS transporter: MKTILNRDFSLIFVGNTISVLGSVIYDTAILWWVTEYTGSAKDGSLILAAAMLATIIISLFSGIIADNANKKYILVVTDILSGLVCISVAIMIKFNILNMIFLILASAILGINNALFRPTIKSFIPEVVNGEKLVKANSLLESIGAVIRIAGPVIASYLVTIKFFGIWGCMFLNGSSFIISAIFELCVNYKVKVKRKISFKKVFPDILLGFKYAFKEKNIKLAIINAAVVNFFLVSFNIMLPIFTQNILYKDSKFYSYMLSAEAIGAIIATTYLIKKEKKDIELLTIFNSIFLIGVIYTIFTIRLHIFILIAGIALVGGLSSYFNVLFISYIQKNINLEYLGRIMAIIILSLNIVVPIAYIFYGFLGEYVLRNVFIYSGLAMVIYCLIIQIKVRTTKL